CGCTAACTTAGCGGCGCCCGGCGCTCATGGAAAGTGACCATTGCCACCCCTGCCCCGTGACCGTGCGCGCGTCGGAACGCTGACACACACGGGAGCGCGTATTCAGCCAGCCGGATAGATGTAGCTCGCGCCGACGCCCAGCGGGATACCCAGACCCCAGAACGCCAGCAGGAACAGCGTCCACAGGATCGACAGCCCGATCGAGTACGGAATCATGATCGACACCAGGGTGCCGATCCCCGCCGAGGTCACATAGCGCTGGCAGAACACGACGATCAGCGGGAAATACGGCATCAGTGGCGTCAGGATGGTGGTCATCGAATCGCCTACGCGGTAGGCCGCCTGGGTGAGATCGGGCGAGACGCCCAGTTGCATCATCAGCGGCACCATGATCGGCGCGAGCAGTGCCCACTTCGCCGACGCCGAACCGATGAAGAGGTTCACAATGCCGGTCATCAGGATCAGGCCGATGATCGTCAGCCACATCGGCAGGCCGAGGCCCTTGAGGAAATCGGCGCCCTCGACCGCCATCAGCGTGCCAAGACCCGAGCCGTTGAAGCCGGCGAGGAATTGCGCAATAAAGAACGCGATGACGATGTAGTAACCCATGCCGCTCATCGACCTGGTCATCGCCGCGATGATGTCGCGATGCGTTTTCACGGTGCCGGCGATGTAGCCGTAGACCACGCCCGGCAACAGGAACAGCACGAAGATCAGCGCGACGATCGACTGCATCACCGGCGCGGCGGCGACGAGCAGCGGATGACTGCCGTCGGGCACGACATCGGCCGGCGCGCGCCATGGCGAGGTCTCGGGCATCAGCGTCAGCGCGAACAGCCCGGCGGCGACCAACATCGCGATGACCGCCCACAGCAGGCCACGCTTCTCGGCGGCGCTGAGATCGTCCATCTTCGGCAGGTTCGCCGGATCGCCATCGACAGGCGTGCGCTGGAGGCGCGGCTCGACGATGCGGTCGGTGACGAACCAGCCGATCGCGATGATCAACAGACTCGACGCGCTGGTGAAGATCCAGTTGTTGAGTGGGTTGACGATCAGTGCGGGATCGAGAATCTGCGCCGCCTCCTGGGTGAAGCTGGCGAGCAGCGGATCCAGCGAGGAAGGCACCAGCAGCGTGGCGGAGAACCCACCCGACACACCGCAGAACGCCGCCGCGATACCCGCCAGCGGATGCCGGCCCGCCGCATAGAAGATCACCCCGCCAAGCGGAATCACCAGCACGTAACCTGCATCCACCGCGACGTGGCTCAGCACCGCGACCGCGACCAGCGCCGGGGTGAGCAGCTGCTTCGGCGTCACCGACAGCACGCGGCGCAGCGCGGCATTGATGAAACCGGTGTGTTCGGCGACGCCAAGTCCGAGCATCGCGACCAGCACCACGCCCAGCGGCGCGAAGCCGAGGAACACGCGCACCATGTTCGCCATGAAGGCGGTCAGCGACTCGCCCGAGAGCTGGTTGACCACCTGGATCGGCGTGCCGGTGCGCGGATCGATCGCCTGGAAATCCACGCCCGACAAGGCCCACGACAGGAGCCACACCGCGAGCATCAACAGCAGGAACAGCATCGCCGGATCCGGCAGCTTGTTGCCTACGCGTTCGACCGTGTCGAGAAACCGGGCGATGGCACCGCGCGGCGCGGCAGTGTCCGGAGAAGGCTGGCTCATGCGGGTGTCGTCCCCTTTTTCGTCAACCGCGCATCCTAGCAGTCGGGCACCGCGCGGCGCTCTGCACGCACGTCCGCAACGGGAAACCCCGGCACGTGGCCGGGGCTCTCGAAGCGCACATCCGATCGCGATCAGGGCGCGTAGCTGGCCCGCACCGTGAGGTGGCCGAATGCACGCTCGCCGACGACGCGCACGTACCAGATGCCCGCCTGCGGCACTGCCAGCGTCACCGTCTCGTTGTTGCCGGGACGCTGCGAACGCAGCTGCCAGTCGTCCGCGGTCGGCAGGACTTCGTGGCTGGCATACAGCGTGATGTCTCCGGTACCGCCGGCGGTGAGGATGCGCAGATTCCGCGCGCCGGCCGGCACGTCGATCCGGAACAGGCGCGATTCGCCGGCCGCGCCTTCGATGCCGCCGACCTGCACGCCGTTGACCAGCGGCTGCGCGGCCGCCGCCGGATGCTCGACCACCGACACCGACGCGGTCGCGCTGTTGTCGGTCTCGTCGGGATCGTGCGTCTGCGAGGTCGCCGCGACGGTCAGCGTCACGGTCTCGTCGATCCGCGAATCGGGCGCGGCCGCCGACAGTGCGAACAGCGCCTGCGCAGCGTTGCCGAGCATTTCGCTGCTGCATGCCAGCGACGTCTTGCCATCGCCGGTTTCAGGGGCCTCGCAGCTCCAGTCGGCTGGCGGCGTGACCGTCAGATCGTCGAGCTCCGCATCCAGCACTGCGCCGAAGCCCGGGAATTGCGCGGCATCCGGGCCGGCATTGCGCAGGATGGCGTTGAACGCGAGCGGATCGCCCGCGAACACTTCCGTATTCGCGGCCGCGACCGTGATGCCGAGATCGGCGACCGTCGCCGGCTGCAGACGCACCAGCAACACCGTCGGGTCGTGGTCGGACAGGCGCGTCGGCGTGTCCGCATCGTTGCGCGCGACTTCGGGGAAGTCGGCGTTGATGCGCGCATGGCTGATGTCGAGGCCGGCGACCATCGGCGAATCCACCAGCGCCTGGTTCACCAGCACATGGTCGAGCGACTGGGCCTGGTAGTCGAACACGAAGGAGTAGCGTTCCTCGTTGGCCGCCTCCAGCGTCATGTTGAGCAGCGAGGGGGCGATCAGCACGGCGCCGTCATTGTCGACCGCGGTTTCGGCGTCGGGCGACGGCAGGCCGGTGACTGTGCCCATGCCGTCGACGTAGCCGTCGTTGAACTCGAACGCGTTGAAATCGCCGAGCACGACGATCTGGCGCGTCGGATCGTCCTTCTGCATGCCGTCGATCAGCGTGGCCAGGTACTCGGCCTGCTTCTGGCGCTTGTCGCGCACGCGCTGGCCGGCGGTCGCCCAGCCGTTGCTGCCCGCGGCATCGTCCTCGATCCCGCTCAGCGAACGCTGGTGCACGACGATCGCGGTGAACGGATAGCGGCGGCCGTCGGCGAAGTGCGCTTCGGCATCGAGCACCAGCGGCGGGCGATCGTTGAGCACGCTGGTCGAGCCGTTCGGGTTGACCAGCACCTCGTCGGCACCCTGCTGCTGGACTGACCCCACCGCGATGCGGGCGACGCTGCCGACCGACGCGGTCTTGACCAGGAAGCCGACATCGATGCCGCCGACGTCGAAGCCTTCTTCCAGATAGGCGACGTAGCGCGGATCCGGCTGGCCGGCGGCGACCGCATCGGCGTTGATGCGCTCGGCCAGCGTGCGCAGCACCGCCAGGTTCTCGACCTCGGTGACGCCGACGACATCCGGCGCGTGCAGATACGCGCGGATGCCGATCGAGGCCTTCGACAGGCGCCGCTCGAGCGCGGCCGGCGTCAGCGTCGGACCACTGTTGGCGTCGTTGACCGTGTCGAAGAAGCGCTGCAGGTTGTAGGTCGCGAATGTCACGTGGTCGGGACCGGGCAGCGCCGACGGACGCGGCTCGCCAGCGCCCGTGCAGTCGCTGGTGAGCGCGCCTTCCGGATAGATCGTGTAGCGGCGGAAGCTGTAGTCGAGCGGACCGGTCAGCGAACCACCGGTGATGCGGCAACCGGCGGCGAGATCGGCGGTCGGCGCACCGATCGTGGTGCTGTTGACCGCGATCAGTTCGGGGTTGTAGTCCCAGCGCGGGATGTCCGGTGCGCTGCTGCCCAGCGGATCGGGATCCGGAATCTGGATGCCCGGCTCGCGGAACGGCCGCGGCGTACCGGTGACGACGACGGCGAAGCGGCCATTGCTGCTGCCGGTCGCCTGCGCCTCGTTGGTGTTGCCGGTGGTCGGCGCGACGACGGTGAAGCCGGGCGCGGTGACCCGCATCCCTTCAAGGTGCTCGAGCTGGGCGAGGCCGCCATCCGTACTGGGCATGTCGTCCGTCAGCACGACTGCCGGTGGCAGCGCATGGCCTTCCGACAGTTTGACCACAGAAGCGTTGGTGATCTGGGTCAGCGGCAGCTGCAGCGGATCGGCAGCCGGCACGTATTCGGTCACCGTGCCCTGCACCAGCACCTTGTTGCCCACCGCGGCATCGGCCGAGGGCGCGCTGCTGGTGAACACGAACAGGCCTTCCGATGTCGCCGGATCGCCGTCGTCCTCGCCGCCGGGCGTCTGGACGAAGAAGCCGTTGTTCTTGCGCCCGGTGACGATGCCCGTGGTCGCGACCGGCTGCCCCTCGACGGGCGAGCGCTCGCCGCTGCCCTGGATCGCGTGGATCGGCAGCGTGGTCACGTCGT
The genomic region above belongs to Luteimonas chenhongjianii and contains:
- a CDS encoding AbgT family transporter, which translates into the protein MSQPSPDTAAPRGAIARFLDTVERVGNKLPDPAMLFLLLMLAVWLLSWALSGVDFQAIDPRTGTPIQVVNQLSGESLTAFMANMVRVFLGFAPLGVVLVAMLGLGVAEHTGFINAALRRVLSVTPKQLLTPALVAVAVLSHVAVDAGYVLVIPLGGVIFYAAGRHPLAGIAAAFCGVSGGFSATLLVPSSLDPLLASFTQEAAQILDPALIVNPLNNWIFTSASSLLIIAIGWFVTDRIVEPRLQRTPVDGDPANLPKMDDLSAAEKRGLLWAVIAMLVAAGLFALTLMPETSPWRAPADVVPDGSHPLLVAAAPVMQSIVALIFVLFLLPGVVYGYIAGTVKTHRDIIAAMTRSMSGMGYYIVIAFFIAQFLAGFNGSGLGTLMAVEGADFLKGLGLPMWLTIIGLILMTGIVNLFIGSASAKWALLAPIMVPLMMQLGVSPDLTQAAYRVGDSMTTILTPLMPYFPLIVVFCQRYVTSAGIGTLVSIMIPYSIGLSILWTLFLLAFWGLGIPLGVGASYIYPAG
- a CDS encoding Calx-beta domain-containing protein encodes the protein MAAARCTSASATPGGAEGDSGTTPFFLTISLNQPAGPDGVSFDYATADGTATVGDSDYVARSGSLAFAEGQRELTIDVPVVGDTRVEPDEAFYVNLGNVVGADVAKGQGVVTILNDDVTTLPIHAIQGSGERSPVEGQPVATTGIVTGRKNNGFFVQTPGGEDDGDPATSEGLFVFTSSAPSADAAVGNKVLVQGTVTEYVPAADPLQLPLTQITNASVVKLSEGHALPPAVVLTDDMPSTDGGLAQLEHLEGMRVTAPGFTVVAPTTGNTNEAQATGSSNGRFAVVVTGTPRPFREPGIQIPDPDPLGSSAPDIPRWDYNPELIAVNSTTIGAPTADLAAGCRITGGSLTGPLDYSFRRYTIYPEGALTSDCTGAGEPRPSALPGPDHVTFATYNLQRFFDTVNDANSGPTLTPAALERRLSKASIGIRAYLHAPDVVGVTEVENLAVLRTLAERINADAVAAGQPDPRYVAYLEEGFDVGGIDVGFLVKTASVGSVARIAVGSVQQQGADEVLVNPNGSTSVLNDRPPLVLDAEAHFADGRRYPFTAIVVHQRSLSGIEDDAAGSNGWATAGQRVRDKRQKQAEYLATLIDGMQKDDPTRQIVVLGDFNAFEFNDGYVDGMGTVTGLPSPDAETAVDNDGAVLIAPSLLNMTLEAANEERYSFVFDYQAQSLDHVLVNQALVDSPMVAGLDISHARINADFPEVARNDADTPTRLSDHDPTVLLVRLQPATVADLGITVAAANTEVFAGDPLAFNAILRNAGPDAAQFPGFGAVLDAELDDLTVTPPADWSCEAPETGDGKTSLACSSEMLGNAAQALFALSAAAPDSRIDETVTLTVAATSQTHDPDETDNSATASVSVVEHPAAAAQPLVNGVQVGGIEGAAGESRLFRIDVPAGARNLRILTAGGTGDITLYASHEVLPTADDWQLRSQRPGNNETVTLAVPQAGIWYVRVVGERAFGHLTVRASYAP